The following coding sequences are from one Perognathus longimembris pacificus isolate PPM17 chromosome 13, ASM2315922v1, whole genome shotgun sequence window:
- the Tex54 gene encoding LOW QUALITY PROTEIN: testis-expressed protein 54 (The sequence of the model RefSeq protein was modified relative to this genomic sequence to represent the inferred CDS: inserted 1 base in 1 codon): MGCCQDKDLQTSDERAKDLSTEGQEGGPLDRERRVRXKGLPWSLDLGGKAEFSSLLTLTGAEDSTVHPSRRSNDSLLITVLWRRISMFSRRGSSRSAKRHSDQVPKLEEIRGSKNEVL, translated from the exons ATGGGCTGCTGTCAAGACAAGGACTTGCAGACTTCAGATGAGCGGGCCAAGGACTTGTCAACGGAAGGACAAGAAGGTGGGCCCCTGGATCGGGAGAGGAGGGTGC TGAAGGGACTGCCCTGGAGTTTGGATTTGGGAGGCAAGGCTGAGTTCAGCAGCCTCCTAACCCTCACAGGCGCTGAAGACTCTACAGTCCACCCGAGCCGCAGGTCCAACGACAGCCTTCTGATCACTGTGCTGTGGCGCCGGATATCCATGTTCAGCCGTCGGGGCTCGTCGCGGTCAGCAAAGAGGCACTCGGACCAGGTTCCAAAGCTGGAGGAAATCCGTGGGAGCAAAAATGAGGTTCTGTAG
- the Wdr74 gene encoding WD repeat-containing protein 74 gives MAAAAARWNHVWVGTETGILKGVNLGRRQAANFTATGQPRREEAVSALCWGAGGEAQILVGCADGTVKRFDTAEGIFQGQRHCPGGEGTFRGLAQAEGNLITCVDSGILRVWREDEKEPSSDPLLELKVGPEVCRMRQDPAHPHMVATGGKENALKVWDLQGSQEPVFRAKNVRNDWLNLRVPIWEQDIQFLPDSQKLVTCTGYHQVRIYDPASPQRRPVLEATYGEYPLTAMTLTPEGNSVIVGNTHGQLAEIDFRQGRLLGCLKGLAGSVRSLQCHPAKPLLASCGLDRVLRIHRIRNPRGLEHKIYLKSRLNCLLLSGRDNWEDEPQEQEPDKAPLEDTETDELWASLEAAAKRKLPDLDPTQGAHQTRRKKKRPGSTSS, from the exons ATGGCGGCTGCCGCGGCGCGCTGGAACCATGTGTGGGTCGGCACCGAGACCGGCATCCTGAAAG GGGTGAATCTTGGGCGCAGGCAGGCGGCGAACTTCACGGCGACGGGACAGCCGCGGCGGGAGGAGGCGGTGAGCGCCCTGTGCTGGGGCGCGGGCGGCGAGGCGCAG ATCCTGGTGGGCTGCGCGGATGGGACCGTGAAGCGCTTCGACACGGCTGAGGGCATTTTCCAAGGCCAGAGACATTGCCCCGGCGGGGAGGGCACGTTCCGAGGTCTCGCCCAGGCCGAGGG CAACCTCATCACATGTGTGGATTCGGGGATCCTCAGAGTTTGGCGTGAGGATGAGAAGGAGCCATCATCTGACCCC CTCTTGGAACTGAAGGTGGGTCCTGAGGTGTGTAGAATGCGCCAAGACCCAGCTCACCCGCACATGGTTGCCACTGGTGGGAAGGAGAATGCTCTGAAAGTGTGGGACCTGCAGGGATCTCAAGAGCCTGTGTTCAGAGCCAAGAAT gTGCGGAATGACTGGCTCAATCTGCGGGTTCCCATCTGGGAACAAGATATACAGTTCCTCCCTGATTCACAAAAGCTTGTCACGTGCACGGGATACCACCAG GTACGCATCTATGACCCAGCCTCACCCCAGCGCAGGCCAGTCCTGGAGGCCACCTATGGGGAGTACCCCCTGACTGCCATGACCCTCACTCCTGAGGGCAA TTCTGTCATTGTTGGAAACACTCACGGGCAGCTAGCAGAAATTGATTTTCGCCAAG GGCGCCTACTGGGCTGTCTGAAGGGGCTGGCAGGCAGTGTCCGCAGTCTGCAGTGCCACCCTGCGAAGCCCTTACTGGCCTCCTGTGGCTTGGACAGAGTCTTGAGGATACACAGGATCCGGAATCCACGTGGCTTGGAGCATAAG ATTTATCTCAAGTCTCGGCTGAACTGCCTCCTCCTGTCAGGCAGGGATAACTGGGAG GATGAGCCACAAGAACAAGAGCCCGATAAGGCACCCTTAGAAGACACAGAGACCGATGAACTTTGGGCCTCCTTGGAGGCAGCAGCCAAGCGGAAGCTTCCTGATTTGGACCCCACTCAAGGGGCTCATCaaaccaggaggaaaaaaaagcggCCTGGGTCCACCAGCTCTTGA